The nucleotide sequence TGTGCTAATCAAAGACAACCTCGCACGGCGCAACTGAAaagggagtaagaagtgttgtttttgtattCATGATGAGagaatcaaacacctcttttttgaaTGCAAGTATGCATGTTCTACGTTGTGAGttatccaaatagcgtcaaatttgtatccacCCATAAgtcttgccaatatttttggtcactgGTTGGACGGTATTCCAATAGGTTCAAAATGATAATAAGGGTGGGAGCATATGCCTTAATGTGTTCGCAATGACTACGTAGAAATGATTTAGTTTTAATGACAAAAATATTTCTCCGCTATAAGTTATTTTCCGGTGTAGTACTCGCTTCATATATACTTGGTCTACACTATAGCGAGCGGAGTATCAACCGCTATTCAAGGCGGTCTGTACACAATTGAAGCAGGTGGTTACGGAGATTTTTCTCAACATCGGTGGCAACATAACCTCCGGATTGACACATCTCCactttcgacataggcatagtgttgaTCTATAGGACTCAACTATTGCCGTTTTGTcgattttgtttcttttctttctgtCAAACTTTTTAGAATTAGTTATGTGCATTTTAATTATGCAGAGGCCGAGTGTTACTCATAATGCTATGTGTTTTGATGCTACATTTTTTAATAAGAAAAACGCCTTTTGTCAAGAAAGACGTACATATGATGAAGAATAACACACCCTGAAAAAAGACAACAATGGAAACCTCGTAACCGTATAAGTAGCTAGAGCGCTGCCGCCTATACATGGTATATATATGTGCCGAGATCAATGGCGGCCGTGCTTCTTGGCGTCTTTCTTCTTGTGGTGCTCATGGAAGGCGAAACCGGTGCTACCAACGGCGACCGTGGCTGCGATCTCCTCCTTGATCCTGTGTGACCGGGCATTCTCCGGGTCCTTCTTCGCCTTACGTTTCTCGTGCTACGGTATCAACACAAGTTCATGATGCTAAGTAACTAACAAAAACTACAAATTGAGAATGAAAGAGTGCAATAGCAAGGTAATAATAGTGCTAGGAATATAGACATACCAGCGCGTATGCTCCGGCCGCGACGGCGCCGAGCTGGGCGAGCTGCTCCATGTGCTTGTGATGCTTGTCCTCCTTGCTGTGCTGCTCGCTGCCGGCCTCggctttgctgctgctgctgctgtggcgcCCCATCACCAACGAACTAGTTTTCACAAAGCTCATCAGTCGATGGAATAGCGATGGAGTGAAGTGATCCACGGACCGGCGGTGTGTATGATCTGATCTGTGTTACTTTGTGGGTGGTGAAGTGCTTGGCCTTAGGGCCGGGCGTGACCTTATATGTTAGCCTTTGTCATAAGCTCACATCTACAGGCTAGATAATTTTCCGTTTAAAATAATCGGTGCAGCTGGGTTGGATGTGACCCAGGCATGCACGTTGGTTGTGGAGGCGCATGTAGCGAGCCCTCCTTGTTTCCTTTCTGTTTTCTGTTACTCCCTCCTAGTCGCCCGGCTCTCGCTATGGACGTGATCGCGGGGCAGCGCGATCTACGCGGATCATGGCGGCCGGACCGGGAGGGCAGACTAGCGAATGTAATCAGATAATAAGGAAAGAGAAAAAACAGAAAAGCTGCGCAGTTACGGCAGCACAAAATACCCTTCCAAGTTTGTCCGTGTTCATCTCGCCCTCAAGctagttcctctctctctctctcgttcgatCGTTCGGCAACGACATTTGGCATCAAAGCCGTGGTGTTCGATCCACTCTCCGGTGGCCGGCGGTGTCCGATCCGCGGCGTACCATGTCGGAtagcgaggaggagaagaagaacaagagcgGCACGAAGTCGCCGCTGAAGACGCCTTCATCCAAGGGCCGCTCACGCGCCTCACCGGCAGCGGCAGCAGCGAGTACCGCGTGGTGGAGCGCATGGTACGAGAGGAGTCGGGGGCGTCCATGATGCTCACGCGCACGAACTACCAGGAGTGGGCGCTTGTGATGCAAGTCAAGTTGCAGGTCGCCCGCGTCTGGTCCGCGGTGACCGACGACGCCGCCGACGAGAACAACGACCGGCGCGCGCTGCAGATCATTCTCACCGGCGTTCCGCCAGAGATGATGCGTGTGCTGGCCGCGAAGGACATGGCGAAGACGGCGTGGGAGACCATCAAGACGATGCGGATGGGCAGGGAGCGCACCCGTGAAGCCAAGGCGCAAGTGCGCCGGCGGGAGTTCGAGGATCTCCGTTTCAGAGATGGGGAGTCCGTCGAGGACTTCGGGCTGCGGCTCGCCGCCCTTGTCGCCGATCTGGAGCTGTACGGCGACCCCGTCACCGAGCACAAGGCAGTCCAGAAATTTCTCCGAGTGGTGCCGCGTCGGTACCGCCCAATGGCCATGGCGATCGAGTCCTTGCTTGATCTGAAAACCATATCCATCGACGAGCTTGTCGGCCGCTTCTCTGCATGTGAGGATCACTACGACCTTGACGACGGCGCGCATACCGCCGGGTGCCTCCTGCTCACTCATGAGGAGTGGCTGGCCCGGGAgaagctgggcggcggcggcggttcatTGTCTGGTAGCGGCGGCGGCAAGAACAAGTCGCCGGGCAAGCCCAAACctcacggcggcggcggtggtagaCCTGCGCCGggcagcggcggcgtgggaggatCCGGCGGCTCAGGCGGCAAGAAGAAAGGCAAATGCCATTATTGCGGCAAGGTCGGACACTGGAAAAAGGACTGTTGGTCATGGCTTGAGAAGCAAAAGGAACAAGGGAAGAAGGAACAGGCTAACCTCGTCCGCGAAGATCGCGACGAACACGATCAGGGCCTGCTCATGGCCGTGGTCACCAACGTCTCTACACCTGAGCTAGTGGTGCCCCAAGCTGTGTTCTTGAATGAGGAGAAAGTAATTCCCGTGCCTTCACCCGATGGCCTTTGGTACTATGATACAGGGGCGTCCAGCCATATGACTGGGGAGAGGAACATGTTTTCCACACTTGATGAAGGTGTACACGGCACAGTGAAATTCGGAGACGGCTCTCTGGTGGCTATCAAGGGCAGGGGCGCTGTTGTGTTTCGCTGCCAGAATGGTGATCAACGTGCTCTCTCTGAAGTCTATTTCATTCCCAGCTTACGCAGCAATATCATCTCAGTAGGGCAGTTGGATGAGGGTGGATGCAGGATAGGGATTGAAGATGGGATCATGACCATCCAAGATCCGGGCCGGCGCATCCTGGCTCGCGTCAAACAGACGGCGAGCAGATTGTACACGGGCGTACTAAGCATTGACTCCCCGGCTTGTCTCCTCACCATGACTGAAGATGTCACCTGGCGCTGGCATGCTAGGATGGGACACCTGCACTTCAGAGCTTTACGAGCCATGTCTTCGAAGGAAATGGTACGTGCGATGCCGGTCATTGACCGCGTCAAGGAGTACTGTAATGGTTGTGCATTGGGCAAACAGCACTGTGCCCCTTTTCCTCAAGTGGCCGGATACAGAGCAGATAAAGGCCTTGAGCTTGTTCATACAGACTTGTGTGGGCCAATCACACCAACCACACCGGGGGCAGTAAGTATTTCTTGCTGATAGTTGACGATTACAGTCGATACATGTGGTTGGAGTTACTGAAATCCAAGGATGAAGCTCATCAGAAGTTCAAGAAAGTGCAGGCAATGGCTGAGAACGAGGGAAAATGCAGGCTTCGCGCATTCCGGTCTGACCGGGGCGGTGAGTTTAACTCCATTGAGTTCAGAGGATACTGCGAGCAGCTGGGCATCAAACACTACACGACCACCCCATACTCCCCTCAGCAAAACGGAGTGGTTGAATGCCGGAATCAGACCGTCGTCGAGATGGCGCGTTGCTTGCTCAAAAGCATGGCCGTGCCGTCGTATTTCTGGGCTGAAGCAGTAAAGACTGCGGTGTACCTGCTCAACAGAGCTCCCACACGCAGCTTGGACGTGGTGACGCCGTATGAGGCTTGGCACGGCCACAAGCCAAGTGTGCTGCATCTACGTGTGTTTGGGTGTGTGGCGCATGTCAAGAAGCTTGGCCCTGAAGTGACTAAGCTCTCAGATTGATCAACCCCAATGATCTTCGTTGGCTACGAGGAAGGATCCAAAGGCTATCGTGTGTACAATCCGGCTACACAAAAGGTACAAGTCACACGTGATGTTTTATTTGAGGAGAGCAGGCCATGGACTTGGAATGCACAGGGCGCGGTCACGCCGCCCGCGCCGACGACATTCACCGTGGTCTATGCAAATGACCATGGTGTGCACGAGCTGGACACGGGCTGCTCGCCTACACCTGCACCGAGGAGCGCAGCACCACCACCCTCTACACCACCATTGGGGTCGCCGCTGAACTCCGCCGACACGCCGGCCGCATCGGCGCCCAGCATGTCGCGGACCGAGCCTTGCACGCCGGCTGCAGTGAGGGAGATGCGTTGGGCCACGCCACCCACGCATGATGATGGGCGCGACATTGACTCCCGACCTATACGGTACCGACGCCTCTCCAATGTTCTCGACGAGACAGAACATGAGGCTGTATGGGAGGAGCCCGACCAGTGCTTGCTCACGGCAGAGGAGCCGCGCGACATCACTGAGGCACTTAGCGACGGGGCCTGGAAGGCGGCAATGGATGCGGAGATGGACTCCATAGGCGAGAACAACACCTGGGAGCTCGCCCACTTGCCGGCTGGCCACAAAGCCATTGGCTTGAAGTGGGTGTACCGCGTCAAGCGCGATCCCGACGGCAACATCCTCAAGTACAAGGCCCGCTTGGTGGCGAAAGGCTATGTTCAGCGTGAAGGCGTGGACTTCGAGGAAGTTTTTGCGCCAGTGGCATGGATGGAGACCGTGCGGCTGCTTCTCGCGCTCGCCGCGCACTCCGGCTGGGAGGTGCACCATATGGATGTAAAATCtgcctttctcaatggtgacctcgcCGAGGAAGTGTACGTGGCGCAGCCACCAGGGTACCTCACCGTCAGCAAGGAGCAACAGGTTCTGCGGCTTCAGAAGGCGCTCTACGGGCTGCGGCAAGCTCCGAGGGCCTGGTAAGCGAAGCTGGACGAGACCATGAGCACGCTGGGGTTCACGCGCAGCCCACTGGAGCATGCCGTGTATCGCCGCGGTGATGCACACTCATTTCTGCTAGTGGGTGTGTATGTAGACGACCTCATCATCACCGGCACCAGCAAGACCTCCATCGGCGAGTTCAAGAATCAAATGCAAGAGCTGTTCAAAATGAGTGATCTCGGTCTCTTGAGCTACTATCTGGGCATCGAGGTAACTCAATCCAATGATTCTATAACGATGTGTCAGAGGAGCTATGCAGAGAAAATTCTTGAAGCTGCTGGAATGGAAGGGTGCCATGGATGTCAGACACCCATGGAGTGTCGGCTCAAACTGAGGAAGAATGACGTTGCAAAACTTGTCGACCCTTCTCTGTACCGCAGCATAATTGGTAGCCTAAGGTACCTGGTGCACTCAAGACCGGACATCACTCATGCAGTTGGAATAGTGAGCAGATACATGGAAAGGCCTACAGTCACTCACTGGACAGCCGTGAAGCAGATACTTAGGTACGTGCGCAGTACTTTGAGCTATGGGTGCTGCTATGGGCGTGCTTCAGGGAAAAGTGAGCTGCTGGGCTATAGTGACAGTGACCACGCCGGCGATGTTGAGGATCGTAAGAGCACATCTGGTCAGATTTTCTTCCTTGGCAGCAATCCTGTTACATGGGCTTCCCAAAAGCAAAAGATTGTGGCAATCAGCTCCTGTGAGGCAGAGTACGTGGCTGCGGCGTCTGCTACTTGCCAGGGCCTATGGCTGAATCGTTTGCTTGCTGAAATGAAGGGGGGAAAAGCTGGTGCGTTCAGGCTCTTGATTGACAATAAGTCTGCAATAGCGCTGGCGAAGAATCCCGTTCATCATGATTGAAGCAAACATATCGATGTCAAGTTCCATTTAATCCGAGACTGTGTTGAACATGGAGAGGTGCAGCTTGATCATGTGGGATCTGATGACCAGGTGGCCGATGCATTGACAAAAGCACTTGGGCGTGTGAAGTTCATTGAGCTGCGTCAGAAGCTTGGTGTCAAGGAAATCAGCAAAGGACGTTGAGCTTAGAGGGGAGAATGTTAGCCTTTGTCATAAGCTCACGTCTACATGCTAGATAGTTTTCCGTTTAAAATAATCAGTGCAGCTGGGTCGGATGTGACCCAGGCATGCACGTTGGTTGTGGAGGCGCATGTAGCGAGCTCTCcttgtttcctttttgttttctgttaCTCCCTCTCGGGCGCCCGGCTCTCGCTATGGACGTGATCGCGGGGCAGCGCGATCTACGCGGATCATGGCGGCCGGACCGGGAGGGCAGACTAGCAATTGTAATCAGATAATAAGGAAAGAGAAAAAACGGAAAAGCTGCGCAGTTACGGCAGCATAAAATACCCTTTCAAGTTTGTCCGTGTTCATCTCGCCCTCAAGctagtttctctctctctctctttcgatcGTTCGGCAACGACATTATATAGTGCTATAGCCTTGTGCACGGAGGCAAACGCTCGAGCTTCCTTCACGAGTAGGCAACACAAGACCTACGTATGCGTTTTCCAATACCTTTCGAGCGTGCACCAcaagttttagttttttttttgtttcttttttagttGACTAAGTACGACTGGTTTTTGGCTGTGCTTGCCCCTACGAATGCAATGTTTCCCTTTCTCACATACTAGTATGTCCGTACGTGCCGCACATTTGTACGTTGTCTTGTGATTGGAAGTGACATATACACCTAGCTAGCTTTAATTTTCCCACACACAAAAAAGCTAGCTTGTAATACATGCAAAGGCATCCGGCAAAAAAAAAACATGCAAAGGCATCTGGGCCGTGTTCGCTAAGCTTAACCGCGTCGGTCGGTACGTGCAACAACACGGCTAAGGCGTCTCGATTTTCTTACCCGGTCAACATGCATACATAGCGTGTAACTGAAAATGACTTCATTACTTTGATATATAGCGTGCAGCATCTTTTTTCCATGCAAAAAAAGCAGCATCCTTTACTTTGATATATGTACTAATTATAAAAAAAAGATatgctccctctgtaaactaatataagagcgtttaaatcaCTAAAATAGtggtctaaacgctcttatattagtttacggagggagtactaattatcaGTACGTACAAAAGGCCTTCATTTAAATTTGTTGAATGAAGTAGCTCGGCCAAGGAGGAACTACAATGATTACAAATGTTTTGTAGAAAAAGAAGAAGGGAGGGAGGAAAGGGATCCGGAGCTGCTGGCATGTACACTGGAAAAAGGTCACCATTTGCGGCATACACACTCCGTATACCAACTCAAGAAAAAATGTCAGTTTTCCTAAAAAACAAATAAGAAAAGATTCTCAAAAAGAATGAAAAAATAACCGTGTGCTGCATACAAACTCAAGGAAAAACGTCAGATTTCCTGACAAAACAAATAAGAAAATATTCTCAAAATGAAtgaaaaatatatttatttattcTGAAGGGTAAAAAATATATGATGAAAAAAATGTTAGGCACACCATGTCGATGTGAAACGTCAGATTTCCTGACAAAACAAATAAGAAAATATTCTCAAAATGAAtgaaaaatatatttatttattcTGAAGGGTAAAAATTATACGATGAAAAAAATGCTAGGCACACCATGTCGATGTGCTGATTTGAGATTATCAAGCAGATTCATCCAGCCCTTTGACTGTTTGAGGCATGCAGGCACACTCAAACCATATAGTATATCTTTCGCTTCGATATGTTGGTGTTTTTATTTACATAGCCtaccatacactagtagaaaagggggcaacggtccaggccgggtcagcccattagtcccggttcagtccagaaccgggaccaatgggggcattggacccggttcgtgagcccagggggccggccgggccacgttggccattggtcccggttcatctggaccttttggtcccggtttgtgggacgaaccgggaccagtgggcctcgcgcctggcccaccaccattggtcccggttggtggcttgaatcgggaccaaaggctcccctttagtcccggttcatgccaccaaccgggaccaatgaggtgcctatatataacccgtcgcgtaagagcagagcacactgctctgtttttttctggctgagggggagagggcttggtggtgctctagctcacctcctatgcacataaggtgttcgatagaatgcccgagccacactacttaagatttctcctctccaagctcgaccttcaagctccatttttctcaatatttgtctaggtttagcggtccgtcacgccccgtccccgtcttcaccgccgtcgatcacccgcgccgagctcatcgccggcaccaccgtggtgagcctcttgttcttatcttctttctgaaaggaaaaatattcttacttgtatgtttacatagatacttgtattattttcttacttttattattgcatcttatatagtgcgatggttttggtatccgcccccgtcggccctcgtcctgtctatgattcggatgtggtatatatattatctttataactattggttcatttattgtttatgaaaattatgccgaccaacgtgacatagattttatttatgtaggatgtatgtgaatcggaaattccaaccgaccctattgtcgagaggttaaatttagttgaagaagaaaacaatttgttgaaggaaaaaataaaaaaattgaggaggagaagatgatattggagttgcatgttgcggatgtcgtcgatgatcacaagatcaagatggatgcaatgcgcttgaagattagaaagattagaaaatatgccattcataccgaggcttggtatcattatgccgttggatcaattgttaccttggttgcgattatgatcgcatttgttttcgcattgaaatgttttacatagtttcaatgtatggtttaattaattagatgctctggagagctatatgttgttagatgagaactatgtatgtactttggttttaatgtgatgatgaacttctattaatttggacacttaattatatataatgcacgcagatgaaccggcaatggatgtacggtgacagacacacctccgagtacattaagggcgtgcatgagtttctcgatgcggctgaggcaaacaagcagaatggttttatgtgttgtccatgcactgaatgtgggaatacgaggtcttactctaaccggaaaatccttcactcccacctgctttacaagggtttcatgccacactataatgtttggacgaggcacggagaaataggggttatgatggaagacgcgaagaagaagagtacgatgacaactatgtgccccctgaatacggtgatgctgcaacggggggagctggtgaagatcaagaggaaccagacgatgtgcccaatgatgctgcaacgggtgaagctgctgaagatcaagaggaaccagacgatgtgcccgatgatgatgatctccgccgggtcattgtcgatgcaaggacgcaatgcgaaagtcaaaaggagaagctgaagttcgatcgcatgttagaggatcacaaaaaagggttgtaccccaattgcgaagatggcaacacaaagctcggtaccgtactggaattgctgcagtggaaggcagagaatgctgtggctgacaaaggatttgagaagctactgaaaatattgaagaagaagcttccaaaggataacgaattgcccgacagtacatacgcagcaaagaaggtcgtatgccctctaggattggaggtggagaagatacatgcatgccctaatgactgcatcctctaccgcggtgcatacaaggatctgaacgcatgcccggtatgcggtgcattgcggtataagatcagacgagatgaccctggtgatgttgacggcgagccccccaggaagagggttcctgcgaaggtgatgtggtatgctcctataataccacggttgaaacgtctgttcagaaacgaagagcatgccaagttgatgcgatggcacagtgaggaccggaagaaagacgggaagttgagagcacccgctgacgggtcgcagtggagaaaaatcgagagaaagtactgggatgagtttgcaaaggacccaaggaatgtatggtttgctttaagcgcggatggcattaatcctttcggggagcagagcagcaatcacagcacctggcccgtgactctatgtatgtataaccttcctccttggatgtgcatgaagcggaagttcattatgatgccagttctcatccaaggccctaagcaacccggcaacgacattgatgtgtacctaaggccattagttgaagaacttttacagctgtggaatggaaacggtgtacgtacgtgggatgagcacagacaggaggaatttaacctaaaggcgttgctgttcgtgaccatcaacgattggcccgctctcagtaacctttcaggacagacaaacaaaggataccacgcatgcacgcactgtttagatgacactgaaagtatatacctggacaaatgcaggaagaatgtgtacctgggccatcgtcgatttcttccgaccaaccatcaatgtcgaaagaaaggcaagcatttcaaaggcgaggcagatcaccggaagaagcccgccatgcgtaccggtgatcacgtacttgctatggtcaatgatttacacgtaatctttggaaagggtcccggcggactagctgttccgaatgacgctgagggacacgcacccatgtggaagaagaaatctatattttgggacctaccctactggaaagacctagaggtccgctcttcaatcgacgtgatgcacgtgacgaagaacctttgcgtgaacctgctaggcttcttgggcgtgtatgggaagacaaaagatacacctgaggcacgggaggacctgcaacgtttgcacgaaaaagacggcatgcctccgaagcagtataaaggtcctgccagctacgctcttacgaaagaagagaaagaaatcttctttgaatgcctgctcagtatgaaggtcacgactggcttctcgtcgaatataaagggaataataaatatgccagagaaaaagtttcagaacctaaagtctcatgactgccacgtgattatgacgcaactgcttccggttgcattgagggggcttctaccggaaaacgtccgattagccattgtgaagctatgtgcattcctcaatgcaatctctcagaaggtgatcgatccagaaatcgtaccaaggctaaggagtgatgtggcgcaatgtcttgtcagtttcgagctggtgttcccaccatccttcttcaatatcatgacgcacgtcctagttcatctagtcgacgagattgtcatcctggggcccgtatttctacacaatatgttcccctttgagaggttcatgggagtcctaaagaaatatgtccgtaaccgcgctaggccagaaggaagcatctccatgggccatcaaacagaggatgttatcgggttttgtgttgacttcattcctggccttaagaagataggtctccctaaatcgcggtatgaggggagactgactggaaaaggcactcttggaagtgactcaataatatgtagggacggatattct is from Triticum aestivum cultivar Chinese Spring chromosome 3A, IWGSC CS RefSeq v2.1, whole genome shotgun sequence and encodes:
- the LOC123059533 gene encoding abscisic stress-ripening protein 1-like, which codes for MGRHSSSSSKAEAGSEQHSKEDKHHKHMEQLAQLGAVAAGAYALHEKRKAKKDPENARSHRIKEEIAATVAVGSTGFAFHEHHKKKDAKKHGRH